Proteins from a genomic interval of Schistosoma mansoni strain Puerto Rico chromosome 2, complete genome:
- a CDS encoding putative at-rich interactive domain 3, arid3: MDDVDEENDEMDSDEVDEEIEGEEMDNSSTHGNNHQWTFEEQFKQLYVISDDPKRKEFLDELFVYMQRRGTPVNRIPIMAKQVLDLYELFQLVVARGGLVEVINKKLWREITKGLNLPSSITSAAFTLRTQYMKYLYPYECETLGLSSPNELQAAIDGNRREARRSSYTFDYPMMNPPNTSRSTSPVSTTSANPQTTTTTNTSTTMTASNTIPNSPSPLNVNPSLSNSIVYPNSLGFPNGTNPDVNQLLSNIPTGSTPFCTNNLGFNTQFGQFNPFLTMPTGSLPANGLGLQPSSTISSSSTASVSATVPSNQIGNSPVNLFPSHLLPSMVSAPNFSIIGSHFQGFNTSLNNSDDPFITSSSPSSSIQSGTILPGIPNNFTDPNAMAAAAAAAATLFDGCLKFPILNNLRNQANHSNPNNLLIDTNESNTSSGLRSKNKLTLHDNDDRQFTSSLPLNLTANETGLINLDEKGTPYTDSDSRSSLMPLDHEKLNNKLQYYNNEENELITLHSDDRFIQKDGKDNLLNNFNETDRKVACQQLWAAAAAAAAGLHCGGIKTPETNNYGVLTGNLNGPLKSQQVESSNNITTTTNNSNNNKQTQQLSCSKSSSYSSNKKTNSRTPSHLDTPNAKIPKLSSSNQMNSSSSGNNSNEIGGKQSNNGSNLSMKSSDLRKQNEAITMSANLHFNNNSTSTGLNNSLSAAQLSMATQNFRIQTQPGAPMGLPQNAIVVTMEMGNILYQGVLFGQLKR, encoded by the exons atggatgatgttgatgaagagAATGATGAAATGGATAGTGATGAAGTTGACGAAGAGATAGAAGGAGAAGAAATGGATAATTCTTCAACTCATGGTAATAATCATCAATGGACATTTGAAGAACAGTTTAAACAA TTATACGTTATTTCAGATGAtccaaaaagaaaagaatttcTCGATGAACTCTTTGTTTATATGCAACGAAGGG GTACACCAGTTAATCGTATACCAATTATGGCTAAACAAGTTTTGGATTTATATGAACTATTTCAACTAGTTGTTGCACGTGGTGGTTTAGTTGAAGtgattaataaaaaattatggCGTGAAATAACTAAAGGTTTAAATTTACCATCATCAATTACAAGTGCTGCATTTACATTGAGAACACA atatatgaaatatttatacCCATATGAGTGTGAAACACTTGGATTAAGTTCACCGAATGAATTACAAGCTGCAATTGATGGTAATCGGCGTGAAGCTAGACGTAGTTCCTATACATTTGACTATCCTATGATGAATCCACCAAATACATCACGTTCCACTTCACCAGTCAGTACAACATCAGCAAAtccacaaacaacaacaacgaccaaCACTTCTACTACGATGACAGCATCGAACACCATACCGAATTCACCATCTCCATTAAATGTAAATCCTTCATTATCTAATTCCATTGTATATCCTAATTCACTAGGATTTCCTAATGGAACTAATCCTGATGTAAATCAATTACTATCCAATATTCCAACAGGTTCAACACCATTTTGCACGAATAATTTAGGATTTAATACCCAATTTGGGCAATTCAATCCATTTCTTACCATGCCAACAGGATCATTACCTGCAAATGGATTAGGACTTCAACCATCATCTACAATCTCATCATCTTCAACAGCATCAGTATCAGCAACAGTACCTTCCAATCAAATCGGGAATAGTCCAGTGAATTTATTCCCATCTCATTTACTACCATCAATGGTATCTGCTCCGAATTTTTCCATAATTGGATCACATTTTCAAGGTTTCAATACATCATTAAATAATTCCGATGATCCATTTATAACGTCTTCATCACCATCGTCATCTATACAATCAGGAACTATTTTACCTGGTATACCAAATAATTTTACTGATCCTAATGCTATGGCAGCGGCAGCTGCAGCAGCGGCGACGTTGTTTG atgGATGTCTTAAATTTCCCATATTGAATAATCTGCGTAATCAAGCGAATCATTCAAATCCCAATAATCTATTGATCGATACAAATGAAAGTAATACATCTAGTGGATTGAGGTCTAAG AATAAATTAACCCTACATGATAATGATGATCGTCAATTCACTTCAAGTTTACCATTAAATCTAACGGCAAATGAAACTGGCCTAATCAACTTAGATGAGAAAG GTACTCCATATACAGATAGTGATTCCAGATCCTCACTTATGCCGTTAGATCATGAAAAGTTGAATAATAAATTGCAATATTATAATAATGaggaaaatgaattaattacttTGCATTCAGATGATCGATTTATTCAAAAAGATGGTAAAGATAATCTattgaataatttcaatgaaactgaTCGAAAA GTGGCATGTCAACAGTTATGGGCTGCTGCCGCTGCCGCGGCGGCTGGTTTACATTGTGGTGGCATAAAAACACCCGAGACAAACAATTACGGAGTATTAACGGGAAATTTAAATGGTCCGCTAAAATCTCAACAAGTTGAAAGTTCCAATAACATAACCACTACTACCAATAACAGTAAcaataacaaacaaacacaacAGTTGTCATGCTCCAAATCATCTTCTTATTCTTCAAACAAAAAGACTAATTCTCGTACACCAAGTCATTTGGATACACCAAATGCCAAAATCCCGAAATTATCATCCAGTAATCAGATGAATAGTAGTAGTAGCGGGAATAATTCCAATGAAATTGGTGGAAAACAATCTAATAATGGATCAAATTTATCGATGAAGTCATCTGATTTACGCAAACAAAATGAAGCTATTACAATGTCAGCAAATCTCCattttaataataacagtacATCAACAGGATTGAATAATAGTTTATCAGCAGCTCAGTTGTCAATGGCAACACAGAATTTCCGAATTCAAACACAACCTG GTGCTCCAATGGGACTACCACAAAATGCTATAGTTGTTACAATGGAAATGGGAAATATATTATATCAAGGAGTATTATTTGGACAATTAAAACGATAA